TCCAGCGACCGCGATGGTTTCGAGGTCGCGGAGAATCCGGTCAGCGAAGCGGACTACTTGGCGACCATCTACAAGACTATGGGTGTTGACCATCGCGCCCAGCACTTCCTTGGCGCCCGCCCGATCTGGGCCACACCGGAAGGCTCCAAGCCAATTATGGAATTGATTGGGTAGTTGGAAGGCGCCACTTTCGTTGAACGCCGAGGTTCGAGAGGAGAACGATCATGAATGACTTCGCGACTTCCAAACTCCTGTTCACGCTGTCCTGGAACAGCGACGTGGTTTTCGCCGTCACGTTCATCGGCAGCGACAAAGTCGCGGCCGCCAACCGACGCGGCGACATCCTGATCTGGGACCTCCCAGCGTCCGGCGACAAGAGCCCCGATCCGGTTCGACGGCTGGTCGGACACACCAGCGCGGTCAATCGCCTTCGGCTAAGTCCCGACGGCAAGACGCTGATTTCCGCGAGCACCGATCGCACCGTGAAATTCTGGGACGCACTCCAGAGCGACGGCGAACCCGGCACGATCGTGATGAACGACGGCTACTCGTTCGTGGGCGTCACGGAGAAGGTCGACAAGCTTCCGGCTCCGCCGCCACCGATTACCGTGAAGGTCGTCGAGCAGAAGCCGATCCGTGAATTTACGGGCCATAAGGATTGGATCTGGGGGCTAGGCATTTCCGCAGACGGCAAATCGTTGGCCACCGGCGACGACTCGAAATGGGTCGTACTCTCGGACCCACAGACGGGCACCGAACAGCGCCGTTGGCAGGTGAACCAATGGATTCGCTCGCTCGACATCTCGCCCGACGGCCAGGTCGTGGTAACGGCGGAGCACTTCCCGCATACGAACAACAACTTTGTCGAGGC
Above is a window of Anatilimnocola aggregata DNA encoding:
- a CDS encoding WD40 repeat domain-containing protein, which translates into the protein MNDFATSKLLFTLSWNSDVVFAVTFIGSDKVAAANRRGDILIWDLPASGDKSPDPVRRLVGHTSAVNRLRLSPDGKTLISASTDRTVKFWDALQSDGEPGTIVMNDGYSFVGVTEKVDKLPAPPPPITVKVVEQKPIREFTGHKDWIWGLGISADGKSLATGDDSKWVVLSDPQTGTEQRRWQVNQWIRSLDISPDGQVVVTAEHFPHTNNNFVEAGLRGWDAQTGKMKFDASKLLKSGVNSVRFSEDGKHLAVGVGHIDRDGDNGKVFLLNPTTGEKVRELTPSHLRGATDLAFHPDGEHLFTCGRDRMVKIWRLSDGGQVHEINQSLQDKAKQGPFTPTLHAISISPDGKLLAVADAERKVVIYSLTST